A genomic segment from Chitinophaga flava encodes:
- a CDS encoding RrF2 family transcriptional regulator: MLSKKTQYAFHALIHLAENIDKGPILISEIAQEKNISIKFLENILLELKNAGILGSKKGKGGGYYLMKPPKEIALAKIIRLLDGPIALLPCVSLNYYERCENCRDEAVCGLHEVMSKVRDATLKLLETKTLKDILTRNV; encoded by the coding sequence ATGTTATCTAAGAAAACACAATACGCATTTCACGCACTCATTCATCTGGCAGAAAACATTGATAAAGGACCTATCCTGATCTCCGAAATTGCACAGGAGAAAAACATATCCATCAAGTTCCTGGAGAATATCCTGTTGGAATTGAAGAATGCCGGTATTCTGGGCAGTAAAAAAGGAAAAGGCGGCGGATATTATCTGATGAAGCCTCCTAAAGAGATTGCGCTGGCCAAAATTATCCGTTTGCTGGATGGGCCTATCGCCCTGCTGCCCTGCGTGAGCCTCAACTACTATGAGCGCTGTGAGAACTGTCGTGATGAAGCTGTATGTGGCCTCCACGAAGTGATGAGCAAGGTAAGGGACGCCACCCTGAAGCTGTTGGAAACAAAAACACTGAAAGACATTCTTACCCGCAACGTATAA
- a CDS encoding phosphoadenylyl-sulfate reductase, with amino-acid sequence MTDITTALANKPVEEAIQYLLEQYPGAVAFSTSFGQEDQVIADIIWRHHLPVRVFTLDTGRLFQETYDVMDLTLSRYKQPVEVYYPDTAAVEKLVSEKGPNSFYESVENRKQCCGIRKVVPLNRALEGVKVWITGLRAEQSENRHDMQTLEWDAQRHLYKYNPLIHWGYDEVLDYLTKHNVPYNKLHDKGFVSIGCAPCTRAIEPGEHPRAGRWWWETSHKECGLHG; translated from the coding sequence ATGACAGACATTACCACTGCACTGGCCAACAAGCCCGTGGAAGAAGCCATACAGTATCTGCTGGAGCAGTATCCGGGCGCTGTGGCGTTTTCCACTTCCTTTGGCCAGGAAGACCAGGTCATCGCCGATATTATCTGGCGTCACCATTTACCCGTCAGGGTATTCACACTGGACACAGGCCGCCTGTTCCAGGAGACCTACGACGTGATGGACCTTACCCTTTCCCGTTATAAACAGCCGGTTGAAGTGTACTACCCCGACACGGCAGCCGTGGAAAAGCTGGTTTCCGAAAAAGGCCCCAACAGCTTTTACGAATCGGTGGAAAACCGCAAACAGTGCTGTGGCATCCGTAAAGTAGTGCCCCTCAACAGGGCGCTGGAAGGTGTGAAAGTATGGATCACCGGTTTACGTGCCGAACAGTCCGAAAACCGCCACGATATGCAGACGCTGGAATGGGATGCACAACGGCACCTTTATAAGTACAATCCGCTTATCCACTGGGGATATGATGAAGTGCTGGATTACCTCACCAAACACAACGTCCCCTATAATAAACTGCACGACAAAGGCTTCGTCAGCATCGGTTGTGCACCCTGTACACGCGCCATCGAGCCGGGAGAACATCCGCGCGCCGGCCGGTGGTGGTGGGAAACGTCGCATAAGGAATGCGGCCTGCACGGATAA
- a CDS encoding isochorismatase family cysteine hydrolase, giving the protein MKALILIECQNEWLAPNGKLQRLIEDRDMFDESVGNIIQVLQHARQIKMPVAHVGLRFQEGYPELAHGKSGLNKAIPEFGTFQLNEFGSRFYEPFRPIEGEFVVTGRTGASGFAGSNLDIWLRNNKIEDIYLTGYATHVCVESTLREAHDKGYNPILLQDATSAFNRMQQNYVVNEIVHHFGQHLSTQEFLSVSLSR; this is encoded by the coding sequence ATGAAAGCACTGATTTTAATTGAATGCCAGAATGAATGGCTCGCCCCTAATGGTAAACTGCAAAGATTGATTGAAGACAGAGATATGTTTGACGAGTCGGTGGGTAACATTATTCAGGTATTGCAGCATGCAAGGCAAATAAAAATGCCCGTAGCCCATGTGGGACTCCGGTTTCAGGAAGGTTATCCTGAATTAGCCCATGGCAAAAGTGGCTTAAACAAAGCAATACCTGAATTCGGAACATTCCAGTTGAATGAATTTGGCTCCCGGTTCTATGAACCTTTTCGACCTATAGAAGGTGAATTTGTGGTTACCGGGCGTACCGGCGCAAGTGGCTTTGCCGGCTCCAACCTGGATATCTGGCTGCGAAATAATAAAATTGAGGATATTTATTTAACCGGATATGCAACCCATGTATGTGTTGAAAGCACATTACGAGAGGCCCATGATAAAGGCTACAACCCAATTTTGTTGCAGGATGCGACTTCAGCCTTCAATCGTATGCAACAAAATTATGTTGTAAACGAAATCGTGCATCATTTCGGACAGCACCTGTCAACCCAGGAATTTTTAAGTGTAAGTCTTTCGCGATGA
- a CDS encoding MerR family transcriptional regulator, translated as MSKSNTNPDLSFDFDFLEKLVVGIGEVSQITGIPTRQIRYWEDKAIISSLTEEEGKNRRYDYKNIKKMLLIKELMDDGYTLDAAAEKVKKRMELIEETLKKLTKKED; from the coding sequence ATGAGTAAATCAAATACGAATCCGGATCTGTCGTTTGACTTCGATTTTTTGGAAAAACTAGTTGTTGGCATTGGGGAGGTGTCACAAATAACAGGCATCCCTACACGACAAATTCGTTATTGGGAAGACAAAGCTATTATTTCAAGTCTGACAGAAGAGGAAGGAAAGAACAGGAGATATGATTATAAAAACATTAAAAAAATGTTGCTCATTAAAGAGTTGATGGATGATGGTTATACCCTTGATGCAGCGGCAGAAAAAGTAAAAAAACGAATGGAGCTGATTGAAGAGACATTGAAAAAGCTAACAAAGAAGGAGGATTAA